One genomic segment of Ricinus communis isolate WT05 ecotype wild-type chromosome 3, ASM1957865v1, whole genome shotgun sequence includes these proteins:
- the LOC8285815 gene encoding DNA repair protein XRCC3 homolog produces the protein MKPENLVFQPIPTQKCTLGCPILDRCLNGGIPCNSITEIVAESGTGKTQLCLQLSLYAQLPLSLGGLSASSLYLHTEFPFPFRRLHQLSHSFQSQHPQIFINNNNNDTINNYDNPCDNIFVHSVRSADYLFDIMPKIESFLVYSKTHLPVRLIVIDSVAALFRSEFENTATDLKRRSAMFFKISAKLRALAWRFNLAVVVSNQVVDFVGSGDGLNGARIGDLGSLYSSGRRVCPALGLAWANCVNSRLFLSRDENGMVDGAESGSFCSQTRRRLHVVFAPHLPYSSCEFVIRREGVFGIDS, from the coding sequence ATGAAACCTGAAAATCTTGTATTCCAACCCATCCCCACCCAAAAATGCACCTTGGGTTGCCCCATCCTAGACCGCTGTCTTAACGGCGGCATTCCTTGCAATTCAATAACCGAAATAGTTGCCGAGAGTGGCACTGGAAAGACCCAATTATGCCTCCAACTCTCCCTCTACGCCCAACTCCCACTCTCTTTAGGCGGCCTCTCTGCCTCCTCTCTTTACCTCCACACTGAATTCCCTTTCCCATTTCGCCGTTTACACCAACTCTCTCATTCCTTTCAATCTCAACACCCacaaatctttatcaataataataataatgataccATTAACAATTATGACAATCCTTGTGACAATATATTTGTACATAGTGTACGTTCTGCTGATTACTTGTTTGATATAATGCCAAAGATAGAATCTTTTTTAGTATATTCGAAAACCCATTTGCCTGTTAGGCTAATTGTGATTGATTCGGTTGCAGCTCTTTTTCGGTCTGAGTTTGAGAATACAGCAACTGATTTAAAGAGGAGATCGGCGATGTTTTTCAAGATTTCTGCCAAGTTAAGGGCTTTGGCATGGAGGTTTAATTTGGCTGTGGTGGTGAGTAATCAGGTGGTGGATTTTGTTGGGTCTGGTGATGGACTAAATGGTGCGAGGATTGGGGATTTGGGTAGTTTGTATTCATCTGGGAGGAGAGTTTGTCCGGCATTAGGGTTAGCTTGGGCGAATTGTGTGAATTCCAGGCTTTTCTTGTCGAGGGATGAGAATGGCATGGTAGATGGAGCTGAAAGTGGTTCCTTTTGTTCGCAAACAAGGAGGAGGCTTCATGTTGTTTTTGCGCCTCATTTGCCTTATTCATCATGTGAATTTGTTATCAGGAGAGAAGGGGTTTTTGGAATTGATAGTTAA
- the LOC8285814 gene encoding histone H4, protein MSGRGKGGKGLGKGGAKRHRKVLRDNIQGITKPAIRRLARRGGVKRISGLIYEETRGVLKIFLENVIRDAVTYTEHARRKTVTAMDVVYALKRQGRTLYGFGG, encoded by the coding sequence ATGTCAGGAAGAGGAAAGGGAGGCAAAGGATTAGGAAAGGGAGGAGCAAAACGGCATCGTAAGGTGCTAAGGGATAACATTCAGGGAATCACGAAGCCAGCAATACGACGGTTGGCCAGGCGTGGAGGAGTTAAGCGAATTAGCGGGTTGATCTACGAAGAGACGAGAGGCGTACTTAAGATTTTTCTAGAGAATGTGATTCGTGATGCGGTTACTTACACTGAGCACGCTCGTAGGAAGACTGTTACTGCCATGGATGTTGTTTATGCTTTGAAGAGGCAGGGCAGGACTCTTTATGGCTTTGGCGGTTAA